The sequence below is a genomic window from Ignavibacteriales bacterium.
TCAGAGATCGGAGAAGTAAGAGAATAATTACGATGTAAAACTAAGGGATGAATTTCTGCGGGGGTATAGATAGCAAGCACTAATTTGAAGAGGACATCTGCAGTATATCAGTGTTTTATATAGTCAATATGAACGATAGGTTTTCATTTCGACGTAAAATGAAATGATTTTTAGTTAATGGGAAGTTTTATAAAAGCAGATCTGTTTGTTAAAAAGTGTTAAATGAAAACCTTTGCTTGATAAGCTGAAATGAATTAATGAATTGATTTAATCTAACTACGCAGTAAAATTATTTCTTGGGTACAACACGTTCCTTCAAAGCTTTTGCAACAGCCTGTGATTTTGTGTGAACGTGAAGTTTCTCATAAATATTTCTTATGTGTGCGCGGATTGTAAACGTACTGAGGAATAATTTTTCAGCGATCATTTTATTGTCGTAACCTTGTATCAAAAGGTCAAGCACTTCAAGTTCACGCGGAGTAAGATTGTAATCGGCTTTTGGCGGAGGAAGATGTTGTTTAAACATCTCCAAAACTTTTCGCGCAATGTGCGGGGACATTGGTGATGAACCGCCAAACGCCTGCTCTACAAGGTCAACTACCTGTGCAGGCATAACAGGTTTTGATACATAACCGCAGGCTCCGGCACAAATTGCCTGGAAAACATTTTCATCATCTTCATAAACTGAAAGCATAACTATTTGTACATGCGGATGATCTTTTTTCAAAATAGCGGTTGCTTCTATACCTGACATTCCCGGCAATTCAATATCCATAAGAACCACATCAGGACGCAGATCATCAAATGAATCGACTAATTCTTCTGCTGATTCAAATGCACCAACAACTTCAAATGACGGCGAAGAACGGAGTACAAACGCGGTACCCATCCTTAAGTCGTGATTATCTTCCACCAATGCTACTGATATTGCCATAATATTGTTC
It includes:
- a CDS encoding response regulator transcription factor, with the protein product MAISVALVEDNHDLRMGTAFVLRSSPSFEVVGAFESAEELVDSFDDLRPDVVLMDIELPGMSGIEATAILKKDHPHVQIVMLSVYEDDENVFQAICAGACGYVSKPVMPAQVVDLVEQAFGGSSPMSPHIARKVLEMFKQHLPPPKADYNLTPRELEVLDLLIQGYDNKMIAEKLFLSTFTIRAHIRNIYEKLHVHTKSQAVAKALKERVVPKK